In a genomic window of Pseudomonas mohnii:
- a CDS encoding cysteine hydrolase family protein gives MTTALLIIDVQQALCSGEYECFQIQRVIDSINGLSAKARSKGLPVVLIQHEEKGSPLARNAEGWQLAEGLQTVSQDLRVRKTTPDSFYQTHLHDQLQELDVSRLIICGLQTDYCVNATVRQALKLGYDVVLAADAHSTVDNGNMAAEDIIAEHNKDLAHLTSAVARIDVVPANDIRP, from the coding sequence ATGACTACCGCACTGTTAATCATCGACGTCCAGCAGGCCTTGTGCTCCGGCGAGTATGAGTGCTTCCAGATCCAGCGCGTCATCGACAGCATCAACGGCCTCAGTGCCAAGGCCCGAAGCAAAGGGCTCCCCGTGGTGCTGATCCAGCATGAAGAAAAGGGCAGTCCCCTGGCACGCAACGCCGAAGGCTGGCAACTCGCCGAAGGATTGCAAACCGTGTCCCAGGACCTGCGCGTACGCAAGACCACCCCGGATTCGTTCTACCAGACCCACTTGCATGACCAGTTGCAGGAGCTGGACGTCAGCCGCCTGATCATCTGCGGTCTGCAAACCGATTACTGTGTCAACGCCACCGTGCGCCAGGCATTGAAACTGGGTTACGACGTCGTGCTCGCGGCCGACGCCCACTCCACCGTCGACAACGGCAATATGGCCGCTGAAGACATCATCGCCGAGCACAACAAGGATCTGGCGCACCTGACCAGCGCTGTTGCCCGGATCGACGTCGTCCCGGCCAACGATATCCGACCCTGA
- the tusD gene encoding sulfurtransferase complex subunit TusD: MKFAIALFSAAHAPSSRRALLFAQAALAGGHEIVRLFFYQDGVYNASSSVVTPQDEQDVPKQWRAFVSEHQLDGVVCIAAALRRGVLNEEEARRYQREAVAVDAPWELSGLGQLHDAVQDADRLICFGGA, translated from the coding sequence ATGAAGTTCGCCATCGCGCTGTTTTCCGCCGCCCATGCACCCTCCTCGCGCCGTGCCCTGCTGTTCGCCCAGGCCGCGCTGGCCGGCGGGCATGAAATTGTCCGGCTGTTTTTCTACCAGGACGGCGTGTACAACGCCTCCAGCAGCGTGGTCACGCCCCAGGACGAGCAGGACGTGCCCAAGCAATGGCGCGCCTTTGTTTCCGAGCACCAGCTGGACGGCGTGGTGTGCATCGCCGCCGCCTTGCGCCGTGGTGTGCTGAACGAAGAAGAAGCCAGGCGCTATCAACGTGAAGCCGTCGCCGTCGACGCGCCATGGGAATTGTCCGGCCTCGGTCAGTTGCATGACGCCGTTCAGGACGCCGACCGCCTGATCTGTTTCGGAGGCGCTTGA
- a CDS encoding GNAT family N-acetyltransferase, with the protein MTLRIELSPNPTEEERQAILQPLRAYNASKAAGAVPEHIALLVRDDNDEILGGLYARLFYQWLFIDLLSVPEQARGQGMGTRLMQMAEDLARERKCIGLWLDTFEFQAPEFYKKCGYSEIGHIADYPPGYKHFFFQKRLNN; encoded by the coding sequence ATGACCCTGCGAATCGAGCTGTCGCCAAACCCCACGGAAGAAGAGCGCCAGGCCATCCTGCAGCCACTGCGCGCCTATAACGCCTCGAAGGCCGCGGGTGCCGTGCCCGAGCACATTGCATTGCTGGTGCGCGATGACAACGATGAAATCCTCGGCGGGCTCTACGCCCGGTTGTTCTACCAGTGGTTGTTCATCGACCTGTTGTCGGTGCCGGAGCAGGCGCGGGGACAGGGCATGGGAACCCGGCTGATGCAGATGGCCGAAGACCTGGCGCGGGAGAGGAAATGCATCGGGCTGTGGCTCGACACGTTCGAATTCCAGGCACCGGAGTTCTACAAGAAATGCGGCTACAGCGAGATCGGGCACATTGCCGACTACCCGCCGGGGTATAAGCACTTCTTTTTTCAGAAGCGCCTGAACAACTGA
- a CDS encoding nitrilase family protein — translation MNTAKSTVVACCQLAPKIGDLAYNRSLTERAIRSAALRGAQVVVLPELVQSGYLFADRNEALALAETRDGPALRLWQALARELNLVIVGGFCEHLGGDDLANSAALIDAQGVRAVYRKAHLWDAEKEIFTAGSEAPPVIETDHGRIGMLICYDLEFPEWVRLPALAGADLLCAPVNWPDGPRPQTERPAEVLRVQANASVNRLFIAACDRYGHERGVGWVQGSVIVDADGYPVAGPAEQGGEQILLATLNLAEARNKRISERNDLHRDRRPHLYGMDRSLD, via the coding sequence TTGAACACTGCAAAAAGTACCGTGGTCGCTTGCTGTCAGTTGGCGCCGAAAATCGGTGACCTCGCTTACAACCGCAGCCTCACCGAGCGTGCCATTCGCTCGGCGGCCCTGCGAGGGGCGCAGGTTGTGGTGTTGCCGGAACTGGTGCAGAGCGGTTACCTGTTTGCCGACCGCAACGAGGCCCTGGCCCTGGCGGAAACCCGCGATGGCCCGGCGCTGCGCCTGTGGCAAGCGCTGGCCCGGGAACTGAACCTTGTCATAGTGGGCGGCTTCTGTGAGCACCTGGGCGGCGATGATCTGGCCAACAGTGCGGCGCTGATCGATGCTCAGGGCGTGCGTGCGGTGTACCGCAAGGCGCATCTGTGGGATGCGGAGAAGGAGATCTTCACTGCCGGCAGTGAAGCGCCGCCGGTCATTGAGACCGACCACGGGCGTATCGGAATGCTGATTTGCTACGACCTGGAATTCCCCGAGTGGGTGCGCCTGCCGGCGTTGGCCGGCGCAGACCTGCTCTGCGCCCCGGTCAACTGGCCCGACGGCCCACGTCCGCAAACCGAACGCCCGGCGGAAGTCTTGCGGGTACAGGCCAATGCCTCAGTCAACCGTTTGTTCATCGCCGCGTGTGACCGCTACGGCCATGAGCGCGGAGTGGGCTGGGTGCAGGGCTCGGTGATCGTCGACGCCGATGGCTATCCGGTAGCCGGGCCCGCGGAGCAGGGCGGTGAGCAGATTTTGCTGGCCACCCTGAACCTCGCCGAGGCCCGCAACAAGCGCATCAGCGAGCGCAATGACCTGCATCGCGATCGGCGCCCGCACCTGTACGGGATGGACCGCTCGCTCGACTGA
- a CDS encoding hemerythrin domain-containing protein: MNIFEALRESHERQRTYAKALIRTSGDTPERVAAYKQLKSELQAHETAEERHFYIPLMEFDNGVDLSRHAIAEHHEMDEMMEELDGTEMSSPAWLVTAKKLSEKVHHHLEEEEQKFFQMAGKLLDDKQKESLAGAYLKEYKAQLV; this comes from the coding sequence GTGAATATTTTCGAAGCCTTGCGCGAAAGCCACGAACGCCAACGTACCTATGCCAAAGCGCTGATTCGCACCAGCGGCGACACCCCGGAACGGGTTGCGGCCTACAAACAGCTCAAGTCCGAACTGCAGGCCCACGAAACCGCTGAGGAGCGGCACTTCTACATCCCGTTGATGGAGTTCGATAACGGCGTCGACCTCAGCCGCCACGCGATCGCCGAACACCACGAAATGGACGAAATGATGGAAGAGCTGGATGGGACCGAGATGTCCAGCCCGGCCTGGCTGGTCACCGCGAAGAAGCTGTCCGAGAAGGTCCATCACCATCTTGAAGAGGAAGAGCAGAAGTTCTTCCAGATGGCCGGCAAGCTGCTCGACGACAAACAGAAAGAGTCCCTGGCCGGTGCCTATTTGAAGGAATACAAGGCTCAGCTTGTTTGA
- a CDS encoding methylated-DNA--[protein]-cysteine S-methyltransferase — translation MTYTCSTLASPVGELKLVANGSRLAAILWENDKPGRVRLGPMSEAPDNPILLRTAQQLREYFAGGRHHFELDLEFVGTEFQKKVWAALLTIPFGETRSYSQIAEQIGTPSAVRAVGAANGKNPISIIAPCHRVIGASGKLTGFAGGLEAKEKLLTLEGAQWLGAGMTADLFG, via the coding sequence ATGACCTACACCTGCAGCACCCTGGCGTCTCCGGTCGGCGAGTTGAAGCTGGTTGCGAACGGCTCGCGACTGGCGGCCATCCTCTGGGAAAACGACAAACCCGGCCGGGTGCGGCTCGGCCCGATGAGCGAAGCGCCTGACAATCCGATTCTGCTGCGCACGGCGCAACAACTGCGCGAATACTTCGCCGGCGGCCGCCATCATTTCGAGCTGGATCTGGAGTTTGTCGGCACGGAGTTCCAGAAAAAGGTCTGGGCAGCGCTGTTGACCATTCCGTTCGGCGAGACCCGTAGCTACAGCCAGATCGCCGAGCAGATCGGCACCCCGAGTGCGGTCCGGGCGGTGGGTGCGGCGAATGGCAAGAACCCGATTTCGATTATCGCGCCGTGCCATCGGGTGATTGGTGCGTCGGGGAAGCTGACGGGATTTGCCGGGGGGCTTGAGGCGAAGGAGAAGCTACTGACGCTGGAAGGTGCTCAATGGCTCGGAGCCGGAATGACCGCTGATCTGTTCGGGTAA
- a CDS encoding DUF6388 family protein, whose product MAASGQQHEQALKRFLEERPELRVELDNLNPLLAQVKGETLAQYRDERLHEAFEAEAERLGLFAWELTLLLTAATPEDYQAQRLDVHREVAEMAGLDWQEYCELYGLTP is encoded by the coding sequence ATGGCGGCATCCGGGCAGCAACACGAACAGGCACTGAAGCGGTTTCTCGAAGAACGCCCCGAGCTGCGTGTGGAGCTCGACAACCTGAATCCATTGCTCGCTCAGGTAAAGGGCGAGACCCTCGCGCAGTATCGCGACGAGCGTTTACACGAAGCCTTCGAGGCCGAAGCCGAGCGTCTCGGTCTGTTTGCCTGGGAATTGACGCTGCTGTTGACCGCCGCCACACCCGAGGACTATCAGGCCCAGCGGCTGGACGTGCACAGGGAAGTCGCGGAAATGGCCGGGCTAGACTGGCAGGAATATTGCGAGTTATATGGATTAACCCCCTAA
- a CDS encoding YoaK family protein, whose protein sequence is MLPSSSSTHASSRHLHTQKWRGRIGLSLVALLSVLAGMTDAIGFMASGDFVSFMSGNTTRMAVAIGAGDAGLTLRLALLVATFIVGNALGIIVSRLGGRRALPLLLTIAALLCAAAAWPFDSQLPALLAAIIAMGMLNAAVEEVNGLPVGLTYVTGALSRFGRGLGRWMLGERRNGWRVQLIPWTGMFAGAVLGAVLEHHLGLKALFASGLLAAGLGFLSLKIPRRWQLGYMPR, encoded by the coding sequence ATGTTGCCTTCGTCTTCAAGTACCCACGCCAGTTCCAGACATTTGCACACTCAGAAATGGCGCGGGCGCATCGGCCTGAGCCTGGTGGCGTTGCTCTCGGTGCTGGCCGGCATGACGGACGCCATCGGTTTCATGGCCAGCGGTGACTTCGTTTCGTTCATGAGCGGCAACACCACCCGTATGGCGGTTGCCATCGGCGCTGGCGACGCGGGATTGACCTTGCGCCTGGCGCTGCTTGTCGCCACCTTCATTGTCGGCAATGCGCTGGGCATCATCGTCAGCCGGCTGGGTGGGCGCCGGGCGCTGCCGCTGTTGCTGACCATCGCCGCGTTGCTATGTGCTGCCGCCGCCTGGCCTTTTGATTCACAGCTGCCAGCCCTGCTCGCGGCCATTATTGCCATGGGCATGCTCAACGCCGCCGTGGAAGAGGTCAATGGTTTGCCGGTGGGCCTGACGTATGTCACCGGCGCCCTGTCGCGCTTCGGACGCGGACTGGGTCGCTGGATGCTCGGTGAGCGCCGTAACGGCTGGCGTGTGCAACTGATTCCGTGGACCGGCATGTTCGCCGGTGCGGTACTGGGCGCCGTGCTCGAACATCATCTGGGGCTCAAGGCGCTGTTCGCCAGCGGCCTGCTCGCTGCGGGACTGGGGTTTCTATCGCTGAAGATCCCGCGGCGTTGGCAGTTGGGGTATATGCCGCGTTGA
- a CDS encoding LysR family transcriptional regulator — MLGNVTELDLRLIRVFLTVVEAGGISAAQTALNTTQPTISAQLATLEARVGFRLCERGRGGFSVTPKGGQFVEAARRLLAAAEGFRVEVQHINRKVSGNINIGLLGQIDPVANKKIGLAIARLRARHEGLYFHFTELSSSLLEEKIINSHIDLAIGYFWHRLPNIDYFPLFQETQIAYCAPSHPLFGQVGALTRDDVSHYDWVWPSHPLPEMPAPTSIERLTVLTDSMDGAALLILSGQHLGFLPQHYAARHEQLGQLHPLNPELLRYEVGFHAAVRHSSRQRDLVSAFLNELIDIFGAP; from the coding sequence ATGCTGGGGAATGTAACGGAGCTGGATCTACGCTTGATCCGGGTATTTCTTACCGTCGTCGAGGCGGGCGGGATTTCGGCGGCGCAAACCGCCCTCAACACCACGCAGCCGACCATCAGCGCACAGTTGGCGACGCTTGAGGCGCGGGTCGGATTTCGTCTGTGCGAGCGTGGACGGGGCGGATTTTCGGTGACGCCCAAGGGCGGCCAGTTTGTCGAGGCGGCCCGGCGCTTGCTCGCGGCAGCCGAAGGCTTCCGGGTTGAAGTGCAGCACATCAACCGCAAAGTCTCGGGCAACATCAACATCGGCCTGCTCGGGCAGATCGACCCGGTGGCCAACAAAAAGATCGGCCTGGCGATTGCGCGCCTGCGGGCCAGGCATGAAGGCCTGTACTTTCACTTCACCGAACTGTCGTCGTCGCTGTTGGAAGAGAAAATCATCAACAGCCACATCGACCTGGCCATCGGTTATTTCTGGCACCGCTTGCCCAATATCGACTACTTCCCCCTGTTCCAGGAAACCCAGATCGCCTACTGCGCACCGTCTCATCCGCTGTTTGGCCAGGTGGGCGCACTGACCCGTGACGATGTCAGCCACTATGACTGGGTCTGGCCGAGCCACCCCTTGCCGGAAATGCCGGCACCCACCTCCATCGAACGCCTGACGGTGCTGACCGACAGCATGGACGGCGCCGCCCTGTTGATTCTGTCGGGCCAACATTTGGGTTTTCTGCCGCAACACTACGCGGCACGGCATGAACAATTGGGGCAACTGCACCCGCTCAACCCCGAGTTGCTGCGCTATGAGGTGGGTTTCCACGCGGCGGTGCGGCATTCATCGCGACAGCGCGATCTGGTCAGTGCCTTCCTGAACGAATTGATCGACATCTTTGGCGCGCCTTAG
- a CDS encoding NUDIX domain-containing protein: MSNTAERVNILESQVLSHDWYLLRKITFDYQRNNGDWQRQTREVYDRGNGAAILLYNREKKTVVLTRQFRLPVFVNGHDGLLIEVAAGLLEGAAPQERIRAEAEEETGYRVHHVQPVFEAYMSPGSVTEKLHFFIAEYDAASKVSEGGGLEEETEELEVLEWAFDEAIEAFYRGEICDAKTIMLLQYAAMKNIFAA; this comes from the coding sequence ATGTCGAACACAGCCGAGCGGGTCAATATCCTTGAGTCACAGGTGTTGTCCCACGACTGGTACCTGCTGCGGAAAATCACCTTCGATTATCAACGCAACAACGGCGATTGGCAGCGCCAGACCCGCGAGGTCTATGACCGTGGCAATGGCGCGGCGATTCTCCTGTACAACCGCGAGAAGAAAACGGTGGTCCTGACCCGGCAATTCCGCTTGCCGGTGTTCGTCAACGGCCACGACGGTCTGCTGATCGAAGTGGCGGCAGGGCTGTTGGAAGGTGCAGCGCCGCAGGAACGCATTCGTGCCGAAGCGGAAGAAGAAACCGGTTACCGCGTGCACCACGTGCAGCCGGTGTTCGAGGCCTACATGAGTCCGGGCTCGGTGACGGAAAAACTGCATTTCTTCATCGCCGAATACGATGCGGCGTCGAAGGTCAGCGAAGGCGGCGGGCTGGAGGAAGAGACGGAAGAACTGGAAGTGCTGGAATGGGCCTTCGATGAAGCGATCGAGGCGTTTTATCGTGGCGAAATCTGCGATGCGAAGACCATCATGCTGCTGCAGTATGCGGCGATGAAAAACATCTTCGCGGCTTAA
- the ggt gene encoding gamma-glutamyltransferase — MKYEPFAKSLIATSLALSCLMAHAASVAPVAAENGMVVTAQHLASHVGVDVLKSGGNAVDAAVAVGYALAVVYPAAGNLGGGGFMTIQLADGRKTFLDFREKAPLAATANMYLDKEGNVVPDLSTRGHLAVGVPGTVSGMELALSKYGTKPRKEVIAPAIKLAEDGFVLEQGDVDLLDYATDVFKKDMKDSGAIFLSNGEPMQVGQKLVQKDLGKTLRTISEKGADGFYKGWVADAIVTSSQANKGIITQADLDKYKTRELAPIECDYRGYHVVSAPPPSSGGVVICQIMNILEGYPMKDLGYHSAQGMHYQIEAMRHAYVDRNSYLGDPDFVKNPIAHLLDKNYATKLREAINPQKAGVSRELKPGVAPHEGNNTTHYSIVDKWGNAVSVTYTLNDWFGAGVMASKTGVILNDEMDDFTSKIGVPNMYGLVQGEANAIAPGKAPLSSMSPTIVTKDGKVVMVVGTPGGSRIITATLLTMLNVIDYGMNIQEAVDAPRFHQQWLPEETNLEAFTTSPDTVKILESWGHKFAGPQDANHLAAILVGAPFLDGKPVGKNRFYGANDPRRNTGLSLGY; from the coding sequence ATGAAGTACGAACCTTTTGCCAAATCGCTGATAGCGACCTCATTGGCACTCAGCTGCCTGATGGCCCACGCCGCCTCCGTAGCCCCGGTCGCGGCCGAAAACGGCATGGTGGTCACTGCCCAGCATCTGGCCAGCCATGTGGGTGTGGACGTGCTCAAGAGCGGCGGCAACGCCGTCGACGCCGCCGTGGCGGTGGGGTACGCGCTGGCGGTGGTCTATCCCGCCGCCGGTAACCTGGGCGGTGGCGGTTTCATGACCATCCAACTGGCCGATGGACGCAAGACCTTCCTCGATTTCCGCGAAAAAGCCCCGCTGGCCGCCACCGCCAACATGTACCTCGACAAAGAGGGCAACGTTGTGCCGGACCTGAGTACCCGCGGCCACTTGGCCGTCGGCGTGCCCGGCACGGTGTCCGGGATGGAACTGGCCCTGAGCAAATACGGCACCAAACCGCGCAAGGAAGTGATCGCCCCGGCCATCAAGCTGGCCGAAGACGGCTTCGTGCTGGAACAAGGTGATGTCGATTTGCTGGACTACGCCACCGACGTGTTCAAGAAGGACATGAAGGATTCCGGGGCGATTTTCCTGAGCAACGGCGAGCCGATGCAAGTCGGACAGAAGCTGGTGCAGAAAGACCTCGGCAAAACCCTGAGGACCATCTCCGAGAAGGGCGCCGACGGCTTCTATAAGGGCTGGGTCGCCGACGCCATCGTCACCTCCAGCCAGGCCAACAAGGGCATCATCACCCAGGCCGACCTGGACAAATACAAGACCCGCGAACTGGCGCCGATCGAGTGCGACTACCGTGGCTACCACGTGGTCTCGGCCCCGCCTCCGAGCTCCGGTGGCGTGGTGATCTGCCAGATCATGAACATCCTCGAAGGCTACCCGATGAAGGACCTGGGCTATCACTCGGCCCAGGGCATGCACTATCAGATCGAAGCGATGCGCCACGCGTACGTGGACCGCAACAGCTACCTTGGCGACCCGGACTTCGTGAAGAACCCGATTGCTCATCTGCTGGACAAGAATTACGCGACCAAACTGCGCGAAGCCATCAATCCGCAAAAGGCCGGTGTGTCCCGCGAGCTCAAGCCTGGCGTCGCGCCGCATGAAGGCAACAACACCACCCATTACTCCATCGTCGACAAATGGGGCAACGCAGTGTCGGTGACCTACACCCTCAACGACTGGTTCGGTGCCGGGGTCATGGCCAGTAAAACCGGGGTCATTCTCAACGACGAAATGGACGACTTCACCTCGAAGATCGGCGTGCCGAACATGTACGGCCTGGTGCAGGGTGAAGCCAACGCCATCGCCCCCGGCAAGGCGCCGCTGTCATCCATGAGCCCGACCATCGTCACCAAGGACGGCAAAGTGGTGATGGTGGTCGGCACCCCCGGCGGCAGTCGCATCATCACCGCAACCTTGCTGACCATGCTCAACGTCATCGACTACGGCATGAACATCCAGGAAGCGGTCGATGCACCACGTTTCCACCAGCAATGGCTGCCGGAGGAAACCAACCTCGAAGCCTTCACCACCAGCCCGGATACAGTGAAGATCCTCGAAAGCTGGGGCCACAAGTTTGCCGGGCCGCAGGACGCCAACCACCTGGCGGCGATTCTCGTCGGCGCGCCGTTCCTGGATGGCAAACCGGTAGGCAAGAACCGCTTCTACGGCGCCAACGATCCACGGCGTAACACCGGGTTGTCGCTGGGTTATTGA
- a CDS encoding purine-cytosine permease family protein — MSGTPLSARAAEAGSGLAIEGHSIDYIPESERHAKLSSQGPFWFLGNFHFFTISIGFVGPSLGLSALWTMLAGALGIMFGTIFMAFHGSQGPEMGLPQMIQSRAQFGYRGVILALMATMFVFVGFNVVNISLIMNGLEHVFGINPTYVAVAVVLIGALLSIYGHDLMHKAFKWALLATLPLYALVTIALMFGAGSEGVTPATDLGFNWVAFATLFAIGASYNISYAPYVSDYSRYLPKNTSRPKLIAAVFIGASLSGSWMIGLGAWLAQELKAADALVALNQVGSSMVPGLGNLLVVVSVAGFLPIIALNTYSAMLTLLTGVDSISKITPTPRARVLSISVISVILLTCVLSIKGDGIALLNTFLVLLLYFLVPWTAVNLVDYFFVRKGRYAIPHFFTPNGIYGAWQFRGIASYLIGFAAMVPFFYIFDAAANKEVFVGPLARMLEGVDIAWLVGLVVSGLTYFLLSRSLDLVAERRVIDGISEKDIVAMAHQTEEAGR, encoded by the coding sequence ATGTCAGGAACCCCACTTTCTGCGCGCGCCGCCGAGGCCGGCAGCGGGTTGGCCATCGAAGGCCACTCGATCGATTACATTCCGGAAAGCGAACGCCACGCCAAGCTCAGCAGCCAGGGGCCATTCTGGTTTCTCGGCAATTTCCATTTCTTCACCATCTCCATCGGCTTTGTCGGCCCGAGCCTCGGGTTGTCTGCTCTGTGGACCATGCTGGCCGGCGCCCTGGGCATCATGTTCGGCACCATTTTCATGGCCTTCCACGGCTCGCAAGGGCCGGAAATGGGCCTGCCGCAGATGATCCAGTCGCGCGCCCAGTTCGGTTATCGCGGGGTGATCCTGGCGTTGATGGCGACGATGTTCGTGTTCGTCGGATTCAACGTGGTCAACATCTCGCTGATCATGAACGGTCTTGAGCATGTGTTCGGGATCAACCCGACTTACGTCGCCGTGGCTGTGGTGCTCATTGGCGCGCTGCTGTCGATCTACGGCCACGACCTGATGCACAAAGCCTTCAAGTGGGCATTACTGGCGACGTTGCCGTTGTATGCGCTGGTGACGATCGCGTTGATGTTCGGCGCCGGTTCCGAAGGCGTCACGCCAGCTACTGACCTGGGCTTCAACTGGGTTGCCTTCGCCACGCTGTTTGCCATCGGCGCCAGCTACAACATTTCCTATGCACCTTACGTTTCCGACTATTCCCGTTACCTGCCGAAGAACACCAGCCGGCCGAAACTGATCGCGGCGGTGTTCATCGGCGCCTCGTTGTCGGGTAGCTGGATGATCGGCCTCGGTGCCTGGCTCGCCCAGGAACTGAAAGCGGCGGACGCGCTGGTGGCGCTCAATCAGGTCGGTTCTTCGATGGTGCCGGGGTTGGGCAATCTGCTGGTGGTCGTGTCGGTGGCGGGTTTCCTGCCGATCATTGCGCTCAATACCTATAGCGCCATGCTGACGCTGCTGACCGGTGTCGACTCGATCAGCAAGATCACCCCGACGCCCCGTGCCCGGGTGCTGTCGATCAGTGTCATCAGCGTGATTTTGTTGACCTGCGTGCTGTCGATCAAAGGTGACGGCATTGCACTGTTGAACACCTTCCTCGTCTTGCTGCTGTACTTCCTCGTGCCCTGGACCGCGGTCAATCTGGTGGACTACTTCTTCGTCCGCAAGGGCCGCTACGCGATCCCGCACTTCTTTACACCGAACGGTATCTACGGCGCCTGGCAATTTCGTGGCATCGCCTCCTACCTGATCGGGTTTGCCGCGATGGTGCCGTTTTTCTACATCTTCGATGCCGCCGCCAACAAGGAAGTGTTCGTCGGCCCGCTGGCACGCATGCTTGAAGGGGTCGACATTGCCTGGCTGGTGGGTCTGGTGGTGTCCGGCCTGACTTATTTCCTTCTCAGTCGTTCGCTCGACCTGGTCGCCGAGCGCCGGGTCATCGATGGGATCAGCGAGAAGGACATTGTCGCCATGGCTCATCAAACGGAGGAGGCAGGGCGTTGA
- a CDS encoding helix-turn-helix transcriptional regulator encodes MEEGSKIGVDTSMVTLRAFNQCVLHLGRLARECGAAEFIADGLQAFRHLVPFASAWWGEMSTSVASAPPQSWMHGRIDLPDSFAGDWQKSAGSDKFSHDTLSQPGAVIRDSGFTDPNAEVDAFARRHDLYHPMCITFELPESGLMFFVCLYRGAEAPGFNDIEAELFSAFCEHLLQLWRFQVQDMIRVDTGNGASDFGVARQDGGLLYIGAGLCTMIQRELPGWNGSTLPAEVIAQLPKAPCVMRLGRSALALTPNAEHVILSLETQPRGAVLAPRERTVAMLFAAGHSYKEIARILSLSPATVRTYLRNCYLQLGVKSKVELGSVLRLPNSPEIVRRE; translated from the coding sequence ATGGAGGAGGGGAGCAAGATTGGCGTCGACACGTCGATGGTCACGCTGCGAGCGTTCAACCAATGCGTATTGCACTTGGGACGTCTGGCACGGGAATGTGGCGCCGCCGAATTCATCGCCGACGGCCTGCAGGCATTTCGGCACTTGGTGCCTTTCGCATCGGCATGGTGGGGCGAGATGTCCACCTCGGTGGCCAGCGCACCTCCGCAGAGCTGGATGCACGGGCGCATCGACCTGCCCGATTCCTTCGCTGGCGATTGGCAAAAAAGCGCCGGTAGCGACAAGTTTTCCCACGACACCTTGAGCCAACCCGGCGCAGTCATCCGTGACAGTGGCTTCACCGACCCCAATGCCGAGGTGGATGCGTTCGCCCGGCGCCATGACCTCTATCACCCGATGTGCATCACCTTTGAGTTGCCGGAAAGCGGCCTGATGTTTTTTGTCTGTCTTTATCGGGGGGCCGAGGCCCCGGGTTTCAACGACATTGAGGCCGAGTTGTTTTCGGCATTCTGCGAGCACCTGTTGCAACTGTGGCGGTTTCAGGTGCAGGACATGATCCGCGTCGACACCGGCAACGGCGCCAGCGACTTCGGCGTCGCGCGCCAGGACGGGGGCCTGCTCTACATCGGCGCCGGGTTGTGCACCATGATCCAGCGGGAACTGCCTGGCTGGAACGGTTCGACACTGCCCGCCGAAGTCATTGCGCAGTTACCCAAGGCGCCTTGCGTCATGCGCCTGGGGCGCTCTGCGCTGGCCCTGACCCCCAACGCGGAACACGTGATCCTGTCGCTGGAAACCCAACCACGCGGCGCGGTGCTGGCGCCTCGCGAACGGACCGTGGCGATGCTGTTTGCCGCCGGTCATTCCTACAAAGAAATCGCCAGAATTCTCTCCCTGAGCCCGGCGACGGTGCGCACCTACTTGCGCAACTGCTACCTGCAACTGGGTGTGAAGAGCAAGGTGGAGCTCGGCTCGGTGCTGCGTTTGCCAAATTCACCGGAGATCGTGCGCCGGGAGTGA